Within the Girardinichthys multiradiatus isolate DD_20200921_A chromosome 12, DD_fGirMul_XY1, whole genome shotgun sequence genome, the region agtcaagaaaaaaagaaaatgtctatTGCTGTCAAAAGAGTTATGGGAAAAACTAGGTACGCTCTTATTGCTTAGGATTTGGGAGAAAAAGTGGCAGCCACATGTCATAATCACATATGCTTAATAAACTGATCATCATCAAGCTTGACGACCACTATAAAAGCAGGGGTTTGGGCAGGTAGCTCCCTTGCAGCATACAGGGTTGTCTTAATGCAATGCCAGGCCATAAAACAACAGCTGTAAACTTATCAAAAAAGCTGGGAGGGCTTCGAAGTCATTTTCTGATCAATTTAAAGTTAATCGTTCTTTATTCAATTTTAGTTCCACCATTTTATGGTGGAAACAATTCTGTGAAAGTGAAAAATGAACAtcctatcaaataaaataaatcacaaaatcgaaagctccatctcagactctacagacCTTATTATAAGTTTATTACAGTACAAGTAAAGACTGAACAAACAAATTTGCAAGGGTTACTCCCGAAAAACCTCCTCTCTCCAAATAAACTATGATGGCATTACTTGAGTTTCCACAGTTGCCTCTGAATTAATTACTAGACTTGAGCAATGTCATTTGGACATGTAGGACCACAGTAAATGGGTTTTTTAATGCACAGCACCATGtgtgtaaaaaagaaacagcatGTCAGCAGAAATACGTCATATTAAATGTTGGTGGAGAGGTGATGCTTTGGTGTTGTTTTGCAGCCAAGGGACCTGAGTCATTGTTGCCAACCATGAACTCTTCTGTATGTTAGAGTAAAATGTTAGGCTCTTTGTCTAATATCTGGAGCTTGGCCCACGCTACACTGATCCCAAAACTCTATAAGCCCATGGCTTAAAAACCAAAtaattaaagtgtttttaaggCCCCATTAAAGTCCAGCAGGTCCTTAAAACGGTAATGCATGAAATAATTTATGCAAACCTCATTGATCTGAATGTGTAAAAAAAGACTGGGCCAGCATTCGTCCACAATGCTGTAAGCGACTGATAGTAAACAGCTATTACCAGTTGTTGCAGTTGAAGATGGTTTTAATAGCTATCGAATAATGGGGTATACTTAGTTTTTTGCCATGACTGTGAGTTAGATAGCATGGGTCAGAACCCATGCTATCTAAAGAACATGTTGAAACCTAACAGGCTTAAAATCctgatttctttttctgttttttttttttagaaaactgaAGAACAAACAACATTTACCATAATTATACATAATTGATTTATCGTGCtgctatatacaggggttggacaatgaaactgaaacacctgtcattttagtgtgggaggttttgtggctaaattggaccagcctggtagccagtcttcattgattgcacattgcaccagtaagagcagagtgtgatggttcaattagcagggtaagagcacagttttgctcaaactattgaaatgcacacaacattatgggtgacataccagagttcaaaagaggacaaattgttggtgcacgtcttgctggcgcatctgtgaccaagacagcaagtctttgtgatgtatcaagagccacggtatccagggtaatgtcagcataccaccaagaaggacgaaccacatccaacaggattaactgtggacgcaagaggaagctgtctgaaagagatgttcgggtgctaacccggattgtatccaaaaaacataaaaccacggctgcccaaatcacggcagaattaaatgtgcacctcaactctcttgtttccaccagaactgtccatcaggagctccacagggtcaatatacactgctatagccaaacctttggtcactcatgccaatgccaaacgtcggtttcaatggtgcaaggagcgcaaatgtgtaacatgtatcgttctctgatgagtccacctttactgttttctccacatctgggagagttacggtgtggagaagccccaaagaagcgtaccacccagactgttgcatgcccagagtgaagcatgggtggtggatcagtgatggtttgggctgccatatcatggcattcccttggcccaatacttgtgctagatggccgcgtcactgccaaggactaccgaaccattcttgaggaccatgtgcatccaatggttcaaacattgtatcctgaaggcggtgccatgtatcaggatgacaatgcaccaatacacacagcaagactggtgaaagattggtttgatgaacatgagattgaagttgaacatctgccatggcctgcacagtcaccagatctaaatattattgagccactttggggtgttttggaggagcgagtcaagaaacgttttcctccaccagtatcacgtagtgacctggtcactatcctgcaagaagaatggcttaaaatccctctgaccactgtgcaggacttgtatatgtcattcccaagacgaattgacgctgtattggctgcaaaaggaagccctacaccatactaataaattgttgtggtctaaaaccagatgtttcagtttcattatccaacccctgtacttgcAGCTGTATTTATTGCTACTCTGTTGCCTTTCTTTTTCTCCAAACCTCCACAGTGCCAGGAAGCGACCCATCCCTTATTTCCGACCCAGCCCTTCCTCCAGCAACCGCTCCACTAGCGTATCATCGTGGAGCAGCCTCTTCACGCGAAGCCGCAGCCGCAGTCCGATCTACAGCGTAAGAAACAGCCGCTGTCGTAGCCGCAGCTACTCTTCCTACAGGAGCTACAGCCGGAGCTCATCATGGAACTCCATCTTTGGATCCTACAGTCGCAGCCGGAGTCGCGGTTCTTTAAAGAAACAAAGGAAAGCCATGCGTTAATGTTTCTCTGTTGAGGGGCAGAAATTACATTTGTATTTCTTGCTAGGACAGTAGCTATCAGGGCTGTTGACTCTGTATAGTGTTCCTCGTTGATGCTTGGACAAAAAACGTCAAAGCAGTGCTTCAAATCCGTTTGTCATTGAGACATTCCTGTTCAGTCAACTAACATAGACCATGGGATGCAAAATTCTGCattgtttagtttttctttctgcACATCATCCTCTTGCATTAGCAAGTGAAACTGTATTTCCTGATTTATCAAACTAGCATCCCTGTTGAATTATATATTCAACAGAGCTGCAActttttataattaaattaCCCATCTTAATGCTTTGaattaacttaatattttattatttattcacaaggaagaaaatgtttggtttaaaaCCAGGCCTAAGGAGCACTGAAATTACTTATTTTCCAGTATTGACTTCACTTACAATATATACACATTCAGTTTATGCCCTGATGTTTGGCAGGACAGCAGATATTAATGGTTCTGCGTCGGCTGCGCGTGACCCTGATTTTACACCAAGAGATGAAGTACAAGGGTAACATTTAAGATGGCTTCACAGGAATCGTTATCAGGAATCAGGCAAAGGCATTTTGCTCTGATCTCAGCACTTCACAAGGTGGAGAAACAAACATGTTCCCACAGCGCAGGTGGCCTGACAACAAGCAAACTGCCTGTCAGCTTAAATGTCACTTTAATTCCTCCTCTGATCAAGTGGaagacaatttaaaatgtctgtctAGGGTATAACAGCGAGAATTGAAAGCAACTGGAGGAGGTTTATCCCTCAACAGCTTACAGTGAGTCACATGGTTCAAtgccttgccaaagtattcCTACCTCTTgacccttttcagtttttgtcacattactacCAGAAACTGAATGTATTTCATTGAAATTAGCAGTTGGTATAGACCAAATCAAAGTGGCATGTAATGTCAAGTCAAAACAAAATTTGACAGAAGGTTaacatgcatatgtattcagtccTCCTGAGTCAATATCACATTCTCCTGCAATTCCAGAAGCAGGTATTTTGTCTGCtctagctttgcacatcaagagactaaAACTGTTGCCAGTATTTCTTCGCCAAAtggttcaagctcagtcaggttggatggagagtctctgtacacatttgttttcaagtcttaccactcattctcgattggatttaggtcttggCTTTCACTTGTCCTGTCAGCTAGTCTCTAACCTAAGCAgtggatccctgcagctcctcccgAGTTACCATGGGCCCCTTGGCTGCTTTGTCTCTGTGATGACCAGGTCTTGGATTTACAGTTTCTACATACTCTCTTCTCTTTCAGATGATAGATTCAACATTGCTGTCTGAGATCCacaaagcttgagatattgttttataagcggacactgctttaaacctctccacaatccATGACTTGTTccttctgctgtgttccttccttggccttcatgatgctgtttgtttgagaccttcacagaacacctgtttttctacaaaaatTAAATTACCTGAATTCTGTTTACAAATTAGCTAAGTGCTGAACCTAActggttgcaatggattttcTTAAGGGGTATCagaagtttttaaaaacatgtttttttatgctttaCAGTTATGTGCATCTATGGGttggtctatctcataaaatcccaatttaCTGAAGTTTGttcataaaatgacaaaacataaaGAAGTTCAAAGGGTGTGATTACTTTTGTAATTATTTGTACTGTGcttaattttctttcattggtGCTCACACTTTATTGAATAAATACATCTCtaatttaattctttttttaattaggaAAAATGACGATCTAAGCTGATGAAAAATCATGGATTCTTTAATTACTTGACTATTTATACAACACTGGAACAGAATCTGTAAGCCATTTTTCTTAATTGTGGATTAACATACATATTTATGacttgtttaatatttattgaTGCTCTGTTCTTTTGGGTAGTCATCAGTTTTTGTATGCATTCCTGTTTGTTCATGGAAAacaactgtaaaacatttttcttgtgaAATGCTTTTAAGTTTTGCCACCATACAGTTGAATTAGATGTCAAGCCAAGCAAACTCATTAAAGTAAGcagtaaaattattttccatCTGACTTTGCTAATAGAAAAACTTTAACATTTTAGTtaattttatttgcttattttctTAAGAGGTCCAGGAACTTTCAAGATCTACTAATTTTCAGTATCTAAGTCACTAATGGTTGAACTCCTTCAAATGATTCGGGAAATATTTGGGAAATTGTGATTGTAATTATAAATTAGTTTACCCCTGAGCATTATGAGCTTGGAGATTAAGCTTGGAGAAGAAAACAGTAACTATAAACAAGAAAGAACCCTATGATGAGTACATGAGAAATATCCACCACAAAGCTTTTTTTTCACCTAACAGAATCCTATATGTAGGGTAATTACTTGGGCAACATAAAATctctattttttatattttcctgaTTACCTATGTTCTACTCTTCCATATAAGGCTCAGCAACCTTGTTGTAACATTGTATTGTCTATGCTCTTGCTGTCAACTCGTTGTACAGCCCCTTTTGTTAATATGACACCGCTTAGTCTTCTCCTACAACATTTCAGCCCTATGTTAGCCTGACCACAGTTTACTCCGCCTCTCAACCAataactgctggagatgggGACCATCCACCCACCCCACGACCCTGCAAGCATTAGTGgtgtagacaatggatggatggatggaacatttcacaaggttggataTGAAGAGAGGAATTTTGACCATTCCTTTTTGAAACCTAGATCATCCAAAGTCCTGGGTTATAGTCTtaagttgttttcttgtttggattttggtttggGGACTGAGGcattaaacatcttttttacccaTGTGAACCACTTCTGTGTATTTGGCCCCATGTTTTTGATCATAATCTTGTCAAAGGCACAGTGATGAcctatttttagttttctgtcaaactaAATTTTTACCCTAAATGTTCTGGTATGgagttcatgatgccatgcactctaTCAAGGTTAGTGGCGTCTTTTGTAGAAAAACAAACCTATAGCATCACAGATCATCCACCATAAGGTGCTTTTCTACATATCCATCCTTTGTTTCACCCCAGAGCCACCAGACAGACTATTCTGAGAAACTAAATAGTTGTATTATCTTGAGATAATTAGTTATCTAATTTTCCTAAAGATAATAAAGCTTCTTTTCAAGAGACAAAAAAGCATCTTTATCTCAAGAAAACAAGATAACTCATTATCTCAAGATATTTTAAGCTTTCTGTGCTTCCATAGCCCAGCTGCTCATTATACCCTAGTTTTTGACCTCCGCTAAAGAAAATAGGCTATTTTTCTCAAAATGTCACACCGTTCCTTCAACTTTAATTTCATGGCTGCTCCAACTCCAAAACAGCTTTTGCTTATAATTAAGGGTCATACATCTTCATGGTTTCAGATCCTTCatcctgtctgtgttgctgctcCAGGCCTGACAGACTGCTCTCTATGCACTCAACTCTCTCAGCTTATTTCCCTAAATGTCAACTAAATTGGACAAATGAGGTAAATGTGCTGCTGGAAGAGGAAAGAACTTGGCACAAAAAATATCATCTATATACCACAAACTGATGGTGGCAGATGTGAACCAGTGTGTGGTGGGGAAAGATTTGCACAGTTGTGTTGCTAAACGTATGAGGCCAGTGATGCCCTCTCCAAAAGTTCTTGTGCAAACAGGAGTTTGAATATGTAATTACTGTATTGTAAATAGGGGCTGAGACTgtgtaaataatgcaaaatgtgtttttttatttatttacagcacACAATTTTAGGCCTGTTGTAAACATTATGGATACAATGCATCAACAAATGAAAAATCAATGTAATTGATTTGgggtattttaaaaaacaataacaaggtTTTAGTGATCCAAAGTTAGATTGTGAACTTATGCATTTTTATCGCTGTTTTCAATATCAAGCTTAATGCAAAaccatatattttttgtactgCATGTCTGTCAGTGTAATGTCCACATTGTAATAAAGTGTCAAGTAGAACCTTGACATAATatacagggccttgcaaaagtatttattgcctttaaatttttttttttacgttttggccgattaaaaacaacaaacttcagAGCAAAATATTGAGATTTTACACGATAGAGTAACACAAAATAGATCgaatgtgaagtggaatgaaaatcgTACatgatttttcaaaatatttttgctgCACCTAAAGCATTAAGTCTATGGGATTCTTTCTACCAGTTTCCCACATTTAgagactgaatttgaatttttttgctCTTACTCTTTGCATAGTTCCTCAAATTCAGTCACACTacatattttcaagtcttgctaaaTTCCCCATTCCATTTTGGTCAAGACTTTCACAAGGTCAGTCTAAATCATCAGTCTTCTTTAATCTACAACTACAgctttccattgtagctctggctgtatgtgaaGTGATTTTGTCCTGCTGTAGAGTTAAACTCACCCAGAGTCTCAAGTCTTACAGCCCCTTTCAGGTTAATTTTCCTATTGACTGACCAGTTTCTCTTCTACTGTTGAAgacaagcatccccacagcatgatgttgccaccactgtgttttattttgcggAGTGTGAATGTAGAGTACTGTGtaatattagttgttttttttgtcacacatctCGTTCTTCGAGGATATTTTGGTCTCTTCTAACCAGCACCATCTTCCATATGGTTTGTGGAAAAAAGAAtctcttatggctttctttcaacagtagcTTTTTCTGCCATAAATGGCAGACTGCTTTTCTTctgaatgctctccttgccagcCGGTCAGTTTAAGAGAACGGCCATGTATTTGGTTGCAGTTATACTCCTTCTGTTTTAAGTTGTTCAAAGCTGGTATATTGTTATAACCTAAACTTGCTTTAAGCTTATCCACAACTTCCTCCGTGACCTGTCTTGGTCTCTAcgatgctgtttgctcactaaCGTTGTCTAACAAATCCCAGAGGCCTACACAGAAAAgctgtgtttatactgagatcAAATAATAGAAAGGTGAACtattaattaggtgacttctaaaagcATCAGACTTAATGCAATGGTTTTAGAGAAAAGGGGGCCGAAAAGAAATACACACCATgctattcagatttttataacagataattttaaaaccatgcataattttccttccacttcactatgAAGTAACTCTTTGTTTTGGTCGATCACACAAAACCTAACATAATTcatagaagtttgtggttgtaacgtgacgaAATGTGAAGAAGTTCAGGGTTATGAATACCTTCCCAATGCCCTGTAAACCtctgaaataaacattatttctcACTGTGTGTTTTTAGAATAAGCTCTATATAAAGTCCTGCTCCTGATGAAGTGCCATTGCAGGCTTGATTTCTTCTTTAAGATCAGAGAGTCAACAAATCTCCTCGTCTCAAAGTTGACTCAGTCTTTTTGTATCCATGTTGTGACATCAGTGCATTCGACCTGAAGCTCTGCGATAATTTCTATTAAAGATCCTGTGAGTCATCAAGAGGAGAAGGCTCCACCTCTGACATGTGGACACTATGCAACTGTGTTTGGTAAAAAGTAGGCTGGTCCTCTGTCAGCTGTTGCGCCTCCGCTGTAAAAAAATATCATTATTAACAAAGTCTTTAATCCTCatttaaagttgtgtaaataatttcattcaaataaaaacatagcaAACTTGACTGGACTCAGACTGTCTTACTGTTTTTCTACAAACTGAAGATTTTAAGGATTGGTGCTGGTtctgaaattatattttttgcagTGTGACTGCTGTCCAGATCCTCCCAGCACTTTCTCGTCATTTACCCTTTATGTAACCCATCAGCTGGGAGGTCTCATTTCAGTATAAAAGCCAAAGCCACAGGAGAGTAATAGCTTTATTCCAAAGTTTTCAAAGCTGGAAGTCTTATTTAGAGTAAACGAATCTGCAGGCCGCTGCGCAAAGGTGATGCGCGCTTACTGAGAGGCATAAAGTTTGACCAGACAAAGAGAACCAAAGTAGATTCGACTCCAAAGTTCTacttgctttataaataaagaccTTTTGCGAGTGTGAAGTCAGCTGAAGATGGCAGAAGGAGACTTTTACACAATGGGAAACAGGCAGCGGTTTCCTAGAGACCCGTTTGGAGAATCACCGTTCAGGGACCAGTCTCCGTTCCGGGATCAGCTTGCGTCCCGGTTCATGGAGGATGACTTCGGAATGCCGCCCTTCCCCGACGATCTCGGGGTGGACTGGCCCGGCTGGGCTCGGCCCGGTAGGCTGAGCACGCGCCTCGGGACGTCGCCCTTTGGCGGCGGTTTACGCACAGGGTTCCCCGCGCGTCACTCCACGGGAGGCCCCGCGCTGTACACCAGCAGGTACGGCGAGCCGTCCCCAcgcagctcccccacgaccacGGGCGGGGAGCCCTGGAAGGTCTGTGTGAACGTCCACAGCTTCCAGCCAGAGGAGCTACACGTGAAGACCAGAGACGGTTTTGTAGAGGTCTCAGGTGAGATAATGCTGAGCAACATTTCATGGTGGTTTAGggcaaagatttactgaaaatagGGCCCTTTGAAAGTCAGAGTGGTATTTTTAAACTCTACAATAATCAGTTTAGAGTAAAAAGGATTTATGCAGTCCCTTTAGCAATCCATATTCTTCTACATGGATATCATCTttgtaaacaaaacatttcacacTTTAACTGTTGCATTAGTTTACTGTCTTTTTGGTTAAGTAATTTCTGAATTACTAACATTATcctcaaaatgtttaaatctcaCATGTAATTTACTTTAATTGTTTATAATTTTCCCCAAACCTTGTCTCACACCCTGTTTCAActgattgtggttctgatccccTTTAGGGCCAGGGGTCATAATCCCAGACCAAAATAACTGGGAGTGACCTCCTTCTGCCAGTTATTATTTATGAAGTCACATAACCACATTCCCATTGATCATAAGCAGATTATAGGCAATTAAAATTATTGTTTGTCAAAGCAGGTACAAAAGATCCCCAAATTTGGGCACAAACTGACAATTGGTTAGTACAAAATGGCTCCATTTCAT harbors:
- the hspb8 gene encoding heat shock protein beta-8; protein product: MAEGDFYTMGNRQRFPRDPFGESPFRDQSPFRDQLASRFMEDDFGMPPFPDDLGVDWPGWARPGRLSTRLGTSPFGGGLRTGFPARHSTGGPALYTSRYGEPSPRSSPTTTGGEPWKVCVNVHSFQPEELHVKTRDGFVEVSGKHEEKQEEGGIVTKNFTKKIQIPSDVDPLTVFASLSPEGVLIIEARQTPPYYLFSSEDSQGAEAHETETAIPKEAPAV